In Populus nigra chromosome 1, ddPopNigr1.1, whole genome shotgun sequence, one genomic interval encodes:
- the LOC133678713 gene encoding protein trichome birefringence-like 23, whose amino-acid sequence MKLIWRLNSLNKYNNWIFKLAIAVLLLGFAFRFFFYQSSSFEPNIETPFVDSTELSKETVPSVEIPKPPPPVTVDIPKPPASVNTSETSLSSGVQEHEDETPQEELNDGKCDLFTGDWIPNSSGPMYTNATCSLIEGHQNCMRNGRPDSGYLFWRWNPRDCELPPFDAQRFLEVMRNKRWALIGDSISRNHVQSLLCILSTVEQAVEVYHDEEYKSKRWHFPSHNFTMSNIWSPFLVKAAIFEDNNGVSSSEVQLQLDKLDANWTNLYQSFDYMIISTGKWFLKAAIYHENDTEVGCHICPGKNLTEKGFVFAYEKALRYAMNFIATSKHKGLIFFRTSTPDHFENGEWHNGGNCTKTTPAKEGEIELKDLNKILRAVELAEFEKASAKAAENGVNLKLLDFTNLLLSRPDGHPGPYRQFHPFAQDKNAKVQNDCLHWCLPGPIDYWNDVIMEMAVNG is encoded by the exons ATGAAGTTAATTTGGAGGCTAAATTCTCTTAATAAGTACAACAATTGGATATTTAAGCTAGCAATTGCAGTTCTCTTGTTGGGCTTTGCTTTTAGATTCTTTTTCTATCAATCTTCAAGTTTTGAACCAAATATAGAAACCCCGTTTGTTGATAGCACTGAATTGTCAAAGGAAACTGTTCCTTCTGTTGAGATTCCAAAACCACCACCACCTGTTACTGTTGATATTCCAAAGCCACCTGCTTCCGTGAATACTTCAGAGACTTCTCTATCTTCTGGTGTACAAGAACACGAAGACGAGACACCTCAAGAAG AACTTAATGATGGAAAGTGTGATCTTTTCACTGGGGATTGGATTCCCAATTCATCCGGACCAATGTACACAAATGCCACTTGCTCCTTGATTGAAGGTCATCAGAATTGTATGAGGAATGGACGACCAGATTCAGGCTATCTATTCTGGAGGTGGAATCCGCGAGACTGTGAGTTACCTCCATTTGATGCTCAAAGGTTTCTTGAGGTGATGAGGAATAAAAGATGGGCATTGATTGGTGATTCAATATCCCGCAACCATGTGCAGTCGTTGCTATGCATTCTCTCAACA GTTGAACAAGCAGTTGAAGTTTACCACGATGAGGAGTACAAATCCAAAAGATGGCACTTTCCTTCCCACAACTTTACCATGTCAAACATCTGGTCTCCTTTCCTTGTAAAAGCTGCCATCTTTGAAGATAATAATGGTGTTTCATCATCTGAAGTTCAGTTGCAGCTTGACAAACTTGATGCGAACTGGACAAATCTCTACCAGAGCTTTGACTACATGATAATCTCTACTGGAAAATGGTTCCTCAAAGCTGCTATCTACCATGAGAATGACACAGAGGTGGGCTGTCATATATGTCCTGGAAAGAACCTGACAGAGAAGGGATTTGTCTTTGCTTATGAGAAAGCCCTGAGATATGCAATGAACTTCATTGCAACATCCAAACACAAGGGATTGATCTTTTTCAGGACATCCACACCAGATCATTTTGAGAATGGAGAATGGCACAATGGAGGGAATTGTACGAAAACAACACCAGCTAAAGAAGGTGAGATTGAATTGAAGGACTTGAACAAGATTCTGCGTGCTGTTGAATTAGCTGAGTTTGAGAAGGCATCTGCGAAAGCTGCTGAAAATGGGGTAAATCTTAAACTCCTCGATTTCACAAATCTTTTGTTATCAAGACCTGATGGCCATCCGGGTCCATACAGGCAGTTTCATCCATTTGCGCAGGACAAAAATGCGAAAGTTCAGAATGATTGTTTACATTGGTGTTTACCTGGGCCTATTGACTACTGGAATGATGTGATAATGGAGATGGCTGTAAATGGTTGA
- the LOC133691978 gene encoding high mobility group B protein 13-like has protein sequence MADTAVAPTVPKKSRNNRKALKQKNPSTNEANIMAQKLPEPSPASVLPPSDTDSSKENLDSLSQPRSSPKKGKSKAAKAKQTKEAAASSFEKDFQEMQEMLQQLKLEKEKTEVLLKEKDEMLKAKDEEIEMKGKEQEKMKTELKKLQKLKEFKPIMTLPFVQVLNEKEQDKKKKKGGNEIKRPCPPYSLWCKDQWNEVKKENPDAEFKDISHILGAKWKTITAEEKKPYEEKYQVEKEAYLKLMTKEKRESEAMKLLEEEQKQKTAMELLEQYLQFKQEAGQEENKKNKTKKEKDPLKPKHPLSAFFLFSNERRAALLAENKNVLEVAKIAGEEWKNMTEKQKRPYEEIAKKNKEKYTQEMEAYKQNKDEEAMNLKKEGEELMKLQKQEALQLLKKKEKTENIIKKTKEQRQKKQQQNADPNKPKKPASSFLLFSKETRKSLMHEHPGINNSTLTAMISVKWKELIQEEKQIWNCKAAEAMEAYKKELEEYHKSVAAT, from the exons ATGGCTGATACTGCTGTAGCCCCAACAGTTccaaagaaatcaagaaacaacaGGAAAGCTTTGAAACAAAAGAACCCATCAACAAATGAAGCCAATATAATGGCTCAAAAGCTCCCCGAGCCATCTCCAGCCAGCGTTTTGCCCCCATCAGATACTGACTCTTCAAAAGAAAACCTTGACAGTCTTTCTCAACCTCGGTCTTCACCCAAGAAAGGGAAATCCAAGGCCGCAAAAGCGAAGCAGACCAAAGAGGCTGCGGCTTCTTCTTTTGAGAAGGATTTTCAAGAAATGCAAGAAATGTTGCAGCAGTTGAAGCTTGAGAAAGAGAAGACTGAGGTGTTGTTGAAGGAGAAAGATGAGATGTTGAAGGCTAAAGATGAGGAGATTGAAATGAAGGGTAAAGAACAGGAGAAAATGAAGACGGAGTTGAAGAAGTTGCAGAAGTTGAAGGAGTTTAAGCCTATCATG ACTCTCCCATTCGTTCAAGTATTGAATGAAAAGGAGCAagacaagaagaaaaagaagggtgGCAATGAAATCAAAAGGCCATGCCCACCTTACTCCCTCTGGTGCAAAGATCAATGGAATGAG GTCAAGAAAGAAAACCCAGATGCAGAGTTCAAAGATATCTCTCACATTTTGGGGGCAAAGTGGAAGACCATTACTGCAGAGGAGAAGAAACCTTATGAGGAGAAGTATCAGGTTGAAAAAGAAGCTTATCTGAAGTTGATGACAAAGGAGAAGCGCGAGAGTGAAGCAATGAAGCTTTTGGAAGAGGAACAGAAGCAGAAGACTGCTATGGAATTGCTTGAACAATACCTCCAGTTCAAGCAGGAAGCAGGTCAGGAAgagaacaagaagaacaagaccAA GAAAGAAAAGGATCCATTGAAACCAAAGCATCCATTGTCtgcatttttcttgttttctaatGAAAGAAGAGCTGCTCTGCTTGCAGAGAACAAGAATGTTCTGGAGGTGGCAAAGATTGCTGGTGAAGAATGGAAGAACATGACAGAAAAGCAAAAGAGGCCTTACGAAGAG ATTGCAAAGAAGAACAAGGAAAAGTACACGCAAGAAATGGAGGCTTACAAGCAGAACAAGGATGAAGAAGCTATGAATCTCAAGAAAGAAGGGGAAGAACTGATGAAACTTCAGAAACAGGAAGCATTGCAGTTgctaaagaagaaagagaaaactgAAAACATTATCAAG AAAACCAAAGAGCAACGCcagaagaagcagcagcagaaTGCTGATCCCAACAAGCCTAAGAAGCCTGCATCTTCATTCCTTCTGTTCAG CAAAGAAACAAGGAAAAGTTTAATGCATGAGCACCCTGGAATTAACAATTCCACTCTAACTGCAATGATTTCTGTGAAGTGGAAG GAACTTATTCAAGAAGAGAAGCAAATCTGGAACTGCAAGGCTGCTGAAGCCATGGAAGCATACAAGAAGGAATTGGAGGAGTACCACAAATCTGTTGCTGCAACTTAG